A genomic region of Spea bombifrons isolate aSpeBom1 chromosome 9, aSpeBom1.2.pri, whole genome shotgun sequence contains the following coding sequences:
- the LOC128505032 gene encoding protein N-lysine methyltransferase METTL21D-like: MADPRGMFLRELERSDGTVLAIQQLSSGDVGCVVWDAAIVLSKFLEGEEFVGPGFHKLRGRSVLELGSGTGIVGIMAATLGADVTLTDLEDLKDLMNVNIESNKDLITGSCRAKVLKWGEDVTEFLPSPNYILMADCIYYEESLCPLLKTLKDLCSLETCILCCYEQRTTGKNPEIERRFFELLGVDFEFEEVPLEKHDAEYQSEDIHILRVYKKK, translated from the exons ATGGCGGACCCGAGGGGAATGTTTTTGCGGGAGCTGGAGCGCAGTGATGGGACGGTTCTGGCGATTCAGCAGCTGAGCTCCGGAGACGTAGGCTGCGTGGTGTGGGACGCCGCTATCGTACTATCCAAGTTCCTGGAGGGCGAGGAGTTTGTGGGCCCTGGATTCCATAAGCTGAGGGGGAGATCGGTTCTAGAGCTGGGGTCTGGCACCGGCATTGTGGGGATCATGGCGGCAACCCTTGG gGCAGACGTCACGTTGACGGATCTTGAAGACTTGAAGGACTTGATGAACGTAAACATCGAAAGCAACAAGGATCTAATCACCGGTAGCTGCCGAGCGAAGGTACTAAAATG gggTGAGGATGTCACAGAGTTCCTGCCTTCACCTAACTACATTTTGATGGCGGACTGCATATACTATGAAGAG TCCTTGTGTCCGCTGCTGAAGACCCTTAAAGATCTCTGTAGCCTGGAGACTTGTATCCTGTGCTGTTACGAACAAAGAACCACTGGGAAAAACCCTGAAATTGAAAGAAGGTTTTTTGAG CTGCTGGGGGTTGACTTTGAGTTTGAAGAAGTACCTTTGGAGAAACACGATGCAGAGTACCAGAGTGAAGACATTCATATCCTGAGagtttataagaaaaaatag